In the genome of Chryseobacterium sp. 52, the window CTTCTTTAAACTCCCGGCTGCTGATCTGTTTTCCGTTTACATCATATAAAAACCACTTTTTATCTTTCATCACAAAAAAACGGTCTTCTCCGGCAAACTGAATTCTTTCCGAATAAGGAATCAGCTGTTTTCCATTATAATCATAGACTGCATCTTTTCCCTCTTTTGAAGAAATAATGCATTTTTCGCTGAGCCATGGCGTATTAAAGCTCTGGTCATCCAGAGGAAGCAGTTGGTTTCCTTTTTCGTCAATAACTGCCGATTTTACTTTGGAACCGTGTTCTTCAGAAGTAAGAATGAATCTGTTTTTAAAAATATGTGAAATACTGTGTGATGATTCAAAGGTTATATTTCCTAATGAATCTACAATACTTCTGTTTTTTGTTTTGGGATCATATACGGTTCCGTATCCTCCTGAATAGGAATTCACTTCCTTTCCTATCTTTTTTGATAAAAGAATTTTTGTATACTGATTGGTCTGCGCCATACACACTGATGAACACAGTGCGAAAACTAAGTTTCTCAATGAATTTAAATAGAATTATTTACAATAAGAACAATTTCTCCTTTTAAAGTTTTGCTTTTGGAAAATTCAATTAATTCATTGATTGTTCCACGCTTTGTTTCTTCAAACTTTTTAGAAATTTCCCGGCTCAGACTCGCTTTTGTTTCTTCTCCAAAGAATTCTTTGATCTGCTCCAGGGTTGTATTGATCTTATGTGGACTTTCGTATAAAACGATGGTTTTTTTCTCTTCCGCCAGCTGCTTAAGCTTCGTCTGTCTTCCTTTTTTCTGTGGCAGAAATCCTGCAAACAGAAATTCGTTGTTAGGCAGTCCGGAAACGACAAGGGCGGGAATCAGGGCTGTTGCTCCGGGAAGGCATATCATTTCGATATCATTGTCTGATCCTGCTTTTGCCAACAGATAGCCTGGATCTGATATTCCTGGCG includes:
- the rsmI gene encoding 16S rRNA (cytidine(1402)-2'-O)-methyltransferase, whose translation is MSGILYFVPTPVGNLEDMTFRAIKVLKEVDYILCEDTRTSGILLKHYEISKPLKSYHLHNEHQATEKVIGDLKNGQNIAIITDAGTPGISDPGYLLAKAGSDNDIEMICLPGATALIPALVVSGLPNNEFLFAGFLPQKKGRQTKLKQLAEEKKTIVLYESPHKINTTLEQIKEFFGEETKASLSREISKKFEETKRGTINELIEFSKSKTLKGEIVLIVNNSI